One segment of Candidatus Melainabacteria bacterium DNA contains the following:
- a CDS encoding orotidine-5'-phosphate decarboxylase produces the protein MKTKTAREKLILALDVPSEAEALNIVKELKDEVGLFKIGLELYAHSGTRLFEAMRSEGVSFFFDCKFHDIPNTVARASQALVGQGIAMFNVHATGGYEMMRATIESTHKAAQQAGVAAPKVIAVTMLTSINDQEAGDIGFGQTVSQMVPRLAALTKRAGLDGVVASAQEVTAIREVCGPDFLIVTPGIRPAWSSSDDQKRIVTPAQAIKDGSDYLVVGRPITQSSNRRDAARRVVEEMESVS, from the coding sequence ATGAAAACCAAAACTGCACGTGAGAAATTGATTCTCGCGCTTGATGTTCCGTCAGAAGCAGAGGCTTTGAACATAGTCAAAGAGTTGAAGGATGAGGTCGGTCTTTTCAAGATTGGTCTTGAACTGTACGCACACAGCGGAACGCGTTTGTTCGAGGCGATGAGAAGTGAGGGCGTTTCCTTTTTCTTCGACTGCAAGTTTCACGATATACCAAACACCGTAGCCAGAGCCAGTCAGGCTCTGGTTGGACAGGGCATTGCCATGTTCAATGTGCATGCCACGGGCGGCTACGAGATGATGCGAGCCACGATCGAATCTACGCATAAAGCGGCACAGCAAGCTGGTGTTGCTGCGCCTAAAGTAATTGCCGTGACTATGCTGACCAGCATTAATGATCAGGAAGCCGGCGACATAGGCTTTGGACAGACGGTGTCTCAAATGGTGCCCCGCCTGGCTGCCCTGACAAAAAGGGCCGGCCTCGACGGTGTCGTGGCCTCGGCGCAAGAGGTTACTGCAATCAGGGAGGTCTGCGGTCCGGATTTTCTCATCGTTACTCCGGGAATACGTCCAGCCTGGTCGTCTAGCGACGATCAAAAGCGTATAGTCACGCCGGCTCAGGCAATTAAAGATGGCTCTGACTATCTTGTCGTGGGCAGGCCGATTACTCAGTCTTCCAACCGCCGTGATGCTGCACGACGAGTCGTAGAAGAGATGGAATCGGTCAGTTGA
- a CDS encoding uracil-DNA glycosylase, whose product MIGPVITPTPVVSKVYLCGQAPGPREGSFGRPFAWTAGKTMFKWFETIGLNEEQFRSSAFIGAVCRCFPGKTKQGGDRVPSAQEVSTCSSWMNREFQLMKPELIVPVGRLAIEQFLPIAPLNEIIGKKFQVEAFEQTCDVIPLPHPSGASTWFKKEPGITLLAQALKLLGEHPAWLDMVNSQ is encoded by the coding sequence ATGATTGGTCCGGTAATCACACCTACACCGGTGGTGAGCAAAGTCTACCTTTGCGGTCAGGCCCCGGGTCCACGAGAAGGCTCATTCGGCCGCCCCTTCGCCTGGACGGCCGGTAAAACAATGTTTAAGTGGTTCGAAACGATCGGCTTGAACGAAGAACAATTTCGATCTTCAGCGTTTATCGGCGCCGTCTGCCGGTGCTTTCCAGGAAAAACCAAACAGGGCGGCGATCGAGTGCCATCCGCTCAAGAGGTGAGCACTTGCTCGAGTTGGATGAACAGAGAATTTCAATTAATGAAACCTGAACTGATTGTGCCAGTCGGTCGTTTAGCGATTGAACAGTTCTTGCCAATAGCTCCGCTCAACGAAATCATCGGAAAGAAATTCCAGGTCGAAGCATTCGAACAGACATGTGACGTGATACCACTGCCCCACCCGTCCGGCGCATCGACATGGTTTAAAAAAGAGCCCGGCATCACATTACTGGCTCAGGCTCTTAAGCTGCTCGGAGAGCATCCAGCCTGGCTTGATATGGTCAACTCGCAGTAG
- a CDS encoding VWA domain-containing protein has translation MGQLRNLALLLACFLAAFITPVFAAEERPVNFIFLIDVSGSMVLKSTMVTASDGSQVTLFESLRQALKQVAADERLINPKSRISFITFGTKITEKTDWPSKLETAEDRQSLLRVIQSPEALSADKHGDTYMGGALALALQKANQLYSETDPCTTTFIVMLTDGWDEPPPGAAVKVRDISAQLTKKQNEIFKKVGIKTWKVLVIGLQRLPDRKAGTTTAKELAEMLGGDFIDVTKQAGGTVSERIFLSLKSQVEQLKGQLTLGQGLSLKNGIVDFGTVVGNGSAKASFPLQLKSCYAEEISGVKDVTSSVAADKLKAVLASAATVTGAPCQSVTSIPANAITLHVAPTQVAPAGEPGNRTLTSQEINIDAQAHTNCPAGHYAGCFKLDSSAKVPDFIGWTLRVPGRVVAEPEAIKVKMRKPGFLWAEDSDVDLIGKIKELPGAHAQANYDIEISPQQATMVSSKKGDASDARAIPREEMNGGKPLSFALDTSKSDSHDFKLNVLVKSNQAPGKYAGVLGVHVSGPPETVAPTEIPFEITVEPSAWEEIAPLAIPIFFILIICTVFGLFLWITNLKRD, from the coding sequence ATCGGTCAGTTGAGAAATTTAGCCCTACTGCTCGCCTGTTTTTTAGCTGCTTTCATCACACCGGTTTTTGCCGCTGAGGAGCGCCCGGTCAACTTCATCTTCTTGATTGACGTGTCAGGCAGTATGGTCTTGAAGTCCACTATGGTCACCGCCAGTGATGGCAGTCAGGTGACATTGTTCGAATCGCTCAGGCAGGCACTGAAGCAGGTTGCTGCAGATGAACGTCTGATCAATCCAAAGAGCAGAATTTCATTTATCACTTTCGGTACGAAAATTACTGAGAAGACAGATTGGCCTTCGAAACTAGAAACGGCTGAAGACAGGCAATCACTCTTGAGAGTGATTCAATCTCCAGAGGCTCTAAGCGCCGACAAGCATGGCGACACATATATGGGAGGCGCGCTGGCGCTGGCTTTGCAAAAGGCGAATCAGCTTTACTCTGAGACCGACCCTTGCACGACAACTTTCATAGTCATGCTTACGGATGGTTGGGATGAACCACCGCCTGGTGCTGCTGTGAAGGTTCGCGATATCTCAGCACAACTGACCAAAAAGCAAAACGAGATCTTCAAGAAGGTCGGAATTAAAACCTGGAAAGTACTTGTGATCGGCTTGCAGCGACTGCCTGACAGGAAAGCGGGAACGACAACTGCAAAAGAGCTTGCTGAAATGCTTGGCGGCGATTTTATTGATGTGACAAAACAGGCTGGTGGTACGGTTTCGGAGAGGATCTTCCTCTCTTTGAAGTCACAAGTTGAGCAGTTGAAAGGACAGCTGACGCTCGGGCAGGGCCTGAGCTTGAAAAACGGCATTGTTGATTTTGGCACTGTTGTAGGCAACGGTTCGGCAAAAGCATCTTTTCCATTGCAGCTGAAGTCCTGTTATGCAGAAGAGATAAGCGGTGTCAAAGATGTCACAAGCAGTGTCGCCGCCGACAAGTTGAAGGCAGTTCTTGCCTCTGCCGCGACTGTCACTGGCGCTCCCTGTCAGTCTGTTACTTCCATTCCCGCAAATGCAATTACGTTGCACGTTGCGCCCACCCAGGTAGCACCGGCTGGTGAGCCTGGAAATCGCACCTTGACGAGCCAGGAGATAAATATCGATGCGCAGGCGCACACGAATTGCCCGGCTGGTCATTATGCCGGCTGTTTCAAGCTCGACTCCAGCGCTAAAGTGCCTGACTTCATAGGCTGGACTTTGCGCGTGCCGGGACGCGTAGTTGCAGAGCCTGAAGCGATCAAAGTGAAGATGCGCAAGCCTGGATTCTTATGGGCTGAGGATTCGGATGTGGACCTGATTGGCAAGATCAAAGAATTGCCGGGTGCACATGCGCAAGCGAATTACGATATTGAGATTTCGCCACAGCAGGCAACAATGGTGAGTTCGAAGAAAGGCGATGCAAGCGATGCTCGGGCAATTCCCAGAGAGGAGATGAATGGTGGCAAACCGCTTTCGTTCGCGCTTGATACCTCAAAATCGGACAGTCATGATTTCAAACTCAATGTTCTGGTGAAATCGAATCAGGCGCCGGGCAAATACGCTGGAGTTCTGGGTGTGCATGTATCTGGACCTCCAGAAACTGTAGCGCCGACGGAAATTCCATTTGAGATCACTGTAGAGCCAAGTGCCTGGGAAGAAATCGCACCGCTGGCAATTCCGATTTTTTTCATTCTCATTATCTGTACTGTTTTTGGGCTTTTCTTGTGGATCACTAACCTGAAGAGGGACTGA
- a CDS encoding 50S ribosomal protein L31, with the protein MKEGIHPQYQEVIATCVCGNSVELGSTKPQIRVEICSNCHPFYTGQQKIVDTEGRVDRFQKRYKLDKHKVGSK; encoded by the coding sequence ATGAAGGAAGGAATTCACCCTCAGTATCAAGAAGTTATCGCCACCTGTGTGTGCGGTAATTCAGTAGAACTCGGTTCAACCAAACCACAAATAAGAGTTGAAATCTGCAGTAACTGCCACCCGTTCTATACCGGTCAGCAAAAAATTGTAGACACGGAAGGTCGTGTTGATCGCTTCCAGAAGCGCTACAAGCTGGACAAACACAAAGTTGGTTCCAAATAA
- a CDS encoding DUF2993 domain-containing protein, translated as MILQMNIRLVRKLHLSALYLTLALTAQVSSYGAEPASSSPSTTDPPFPIGSKFSRTVQKVTGITFISDVIAGQAAKKVLQKKLGGKVKVKVKTFGLTDLVAGKVKSVSVSSDGGSIKNVPLGEIEMASATPIWYQYRRKEGKSLGLQTPILLNVKGNLSSHDVVVALGSERIARSMRGLKLDLPGLGDQQLQVVRPRVDIGEDELTVDAVLVTAGAAEETGVPIKIAGRPVLEGDKIFLRGMKVESPDIVEPEKFSAFAEELLNPIVDFSRMDRKDHAFRLKELAVSKDVVHGGGQLLIAPKPTAAVAQSTRAGE; from the coding sequence ATGATTCTGCAAATGAATATTCGTCTGGTTAGAAAGTTACATTTATCAGCACTGTATCTGACTCTCGCTCTGACTGCTCAGGTGTCATCGTATGGGGCTGAGCCAGCGTCAAGTTCGCCTTCTACGACCGATCCGCCTTTTCCGATTGGGAGCAAATTCAGTCGAACTGTTCAAAAGGTTACCGGTATTACGTTTATAAGTGATGTAATTGCTGGACAAGCCGCCAAAAAAGTATTGCAGAAGAAGCTTGGTGGCAAGGTAAAAGTAAAAGTAAAGACCTTCGGTTTGACAGATCTGGTCGCCGGAAAAGTGAAGTCCGTCTCTGTTTCCTCTGATGGTGGCTCCATTAAGAACGTTCCGCTCGGAGAGATTGAAATGGCTTCAGCCACGCCTATCTGGTATCAGTACAGGCGAAAAGAGGGAAAGAGTCTAGGATTGCAGACTCCTATTTTATTGAACGTGAAGGGAAATCTAAGCTCTCATGATGTTGTTGTTGCCCTTGGCTCAGAGCGGATTGCCAGATCTATGCGTGGTCTCAAGTTAGACCTGCCCGGTTTAGGAGATCAGCAACTGCAGGTGGTGCGTCCCCGCGTCGATATTGGTGAGGATGAACTGACAGTCGATGCAGTTTTGGTTACTGCCGGTGCCGCCGAAGAAACAGGCGTTCCAATCAAAATTGCTGGACGACCGGTGCTCGAAGGAGACAAGATATTTTTGAGAGGCATGAAGGTCGAGTCGCCTGACATAGTCGAACCGGAAAAGTTTTCAGCCTTTGCAGAGGAGCTGCTTAATCCGATTGTTGACTTCAGTCGGATGGACAGAAAAGATCATGCTTTCAGGCTCAAGGAACTGGCAGTCAGTAAGGATGTAGTGCATGGTGGCGGCCAACTTTTGATTGCGCCGAAGCCCACAGCGGCAGTGGCGCAGTCGACGAGAGCGGGCGAATAG